The Martelella endophytica genome contains the following window.
GGTCATGCAATCGTCGGCATTGCGCGCGGCATCACCCGCGGCGGCAATATTGCCGCCCGGTTCGCTGAGCGCGATCAACGGGACGAAGCGCATCGCGGGGATGCATCGAAGCTGGCCGCAGATGCGCAGCGCATCGGCAAGCAGCGGGCCGCCGTCAACGAGCACGAGGTCGAAGCTTTGCCGGGCCGCAAGATAGAGCGCTTCGGCGAGGTCGCCGGTGGCCACCGTCGCCGTCAGCGACAGCATGCTTTTCAAGAGATCCTGCCGGGTTGCAGGGTCTTCGGCGACCACGAGCACGCGTACTGAAGTGTCCGGCACCGCGCTCGCATAGGCGAGCCTTCCCTCGCCGATGCCAGCCTCGCTCTGCAGCGTGTTGTAGCGCAGCAGCGCCGATATCCGTGCCGCCGCGGATGAGAGATTGTGCTCGAGGCCGATAACGTCGTCCGCCCCTGCGCGCAGCGCCGCCAGGCGCAGCACGGCATCGGCATTCTCCGCCGTGACCAGGGCCACCGGAGCGCGGACGCCGGAATCATGTTCCTTCAGGATTCCGCAGCAGGCCAGCGCCGGACCCGCGTCCTCCTCGTCGACCGCGACAAGGATGAGGCTTGCGGCATTGACCGCCTCCATCGTGCCGTCGCTGTCGCTGAAGTCGGCCTGATGAAACGCCACGGGCCAGTTCGCAAGCATCGCCTGCAGCGTCAGAGCCACAGCGCCCTCGCCGCCGATCAGAACTATGCTTTCATGCCTTGCGGTATTCACGTTCGCTCCCTCACGCGTCGCCGAGATAGGACTTCACCGTCTTGATGAAGTGCGGCACGGAAACGGGTTTGGACAGATAGGCGTCGCAGCCGGCCTCGCGGATGCGCTCCTCGTCGCCGCGCATGGCAAAGGCCGTGACCGCGATGATCGGAATCTTGGCAAGTTCCCGGTCGGCCTTCAGGCTGCGGGCGATTTCAATGCCGGAGAGTTCGGGCAACTGGATATCCATCAGAATCAGTCCGGGGCGATGCCGGCGGGCGAGCTCCATGGCGTCGACGCCGGTGCGCGACAGCACCGCCTCGTAGCCGGAAGCTTCGACGAGATCACGAAACAGCTTCATATTCAAATCGTTATCTTCAACAATCAAGACCTGTTTCGCCATCAAACGCCATCCCCTTGCCCGGCTTGGAAAGCAGCCGGCGAAGCGCTAGAATCGCTTCCACCCCGTCATGGGCACATCTGCCGCCGAGTTTAGGGCGATTTGGTTAAGAAACGGAAATCCCGCGTGCAACATTCTGAAAATCCTTCCGCCGCCACAGCGGAGCATGAGCTCGCCGTCGCCATCCTCGTCTGGCTTGCCAGCGAACCCGAGCTCCTGTCGCGCTTTTGCGCACTCACCGGCGTTGATGCCGGCGAACTGCGCGCGCTTTCGGAAGGCGATGGCTTCGAGGCCGCGATGATCGGCTTCATCGCCGGCCACGAGCCGACCCTGATGGCCTTTTGCAACGACAATCAGATTGCCCCCGAAACCATCACCCGCGCCTGGCAGAAGCTCGAATATGGCAGCGGAGGCAACGATTTCTGATGGCCGACAAACTGAGCGACATCGCGGCCGACGACCTTGATATCGGCCACAGACCGCTTGTCGTCTGCGATGTCGACGAGGTCGTGCTGCAATTCGTCGCGCCGTTCAAGGCCTTCCTCAAGGCGAACGGCCACGAACTGGTGCTGCGCACCTTCTCGCTGAACGGCAATGTGTTCTCGCTGGAGACCGGCACTGAAATTCCGGATGCGGAGGTCGAAGCTCTGCTGACCGCCTTCTACGATGCGCAGGAGGATTGGCAGGAGCCGTTCGAGACGGCACGCGAGACGCTCGAAGGCCTCACCGACATCGCCGACGTGCTGCTGCTCACCGCCATGCCGCCCCGCCACCGCGAGAAGCGCCGGCGCCTTCTCCGGCGCAACGGCTTCGACTTTCCGCTGATCGCCACCGAGCGCCCAAAGGGTGAGGTCCTGAGCGCGCTTTGCGCCACCCACCCGCCTGCCCTCGTCTTCATCGACGACATGCTCTACAACTGCCGCTCCGTCACCCGGCACCTGCCCGGCGCGCTTGCGATCAATCTGCTGATCGATGACGATTACCGGGCGTTGGCGCCGAAAACCGAGCCGCCCTCGGTTGTCGCTGCCGGCTGGAAGGAGGCGGAGATGTTGATCCGCCGGCACATCGCCGAAAGCCGTTGAGCGTTTTTGCCACCGGCTTGCTTTCGCTTCTG
Protein-coding sequences here:
- a CDS encoding GGDEF domain-containing protein, whose amino-acid sequence is MNTARHESIVLIGGEGAVALTLQAMLANWPVAFHQADFSDSDGTMEAVNAASLILVAVDEEDAGPALACCGILKEHDSGVRAPVALVTAENADAVLRLAALRAGADDVIGLEHNLSSAAARISALLRYNTLQSEAGIGEGRLAYASAVPDTSVRVLVVAEDPATRQDLLKSMLSLTATVATGDLAEALYLAARQSFDLVLVDGGPLLADALRICGQLRCIPAMRFVPLIALSEPGGNIAAAGDAARNADDCMTWPGETGELVLRALLHLRRKRYLETLTEQVDASIEETAPLDGITGLLAPERFAATLSAMRRDAGSAGTPLFMGIVRLPEGTQDDAIEAVAALIRAHLEGREAASRVEEGLFAILYPDRLRDDAEAAIDLLRARLDARWSNLQRLHADAEEGTQGADLRTALMDVS
- a CDS encoding DUF3572 domain-containing protein; translated protein: MQHSENPSAATAEHELAVAILVWLASEPELLSRFCALTGVDAGELRALSEGDGFEAAMIGFIAGHEPTLMAFCNDNQIAPETITRAWQKLEYGSGGNDF
- a CDS encoding response regulator, with protein sequence MAKQVLIVEDNDLNMKLFRDLVEASGYEAVLSRTGVDAMELARRHRPGLILMDIQLPELSGIEIARSLKADRELAKIPIIAVTAFAMRGDEERIREAGCDAYLSKPVSVPHFIKTVKSYLGDA